One stretch of Pseudomonas fluorescens Q2-87 DNA includes these proteins:
- the ilvD gene encoding dihydroxy-acid dehydratase encodes MPDYRSKTSTHGRNMAGARALWRATGMKDDDFKKPIIAIANSFTQFVPGHVHLKDLGQLVAREIERVGGVAKEFNTIAVDDGIAMGHDGMLYSLPSREIIADSVEYMVNAHCADAIVCISNCDKITPGMLMAALRLNIPVIFVSGGPMEAGKTKLASHGLDLVDAMVIAADSSASDEKVAEYERSACPTCGSCSGMFTANSMNCLTEALGLALPGNGSTLATHSDREALFLQAGRTIVELCKRYYGENDESVLPRNIANFKAFENAMTLDIAMGGSTNTILHLLAAAQEAEIDFDLRDIDRLSRHVPQLCKVAPNIQKYHMEDVHRAGGIFSILGSLARGGLLHTDLPTVHSKTMAEGIAKWDITQTTDEAVHHFFKAGPAGIPTQTAFSQSTRWETLDDDRENGCIRSVEHAYSKEGGLAVLYGNIALDGCVVKTAGVDESIHVFEGNAKIFESQDSAVRGILADEVKAGDIVIIRYEGPKGGPGMQEMLYPTSYLKSKGLGKACALLTDGRFSGGTSGLSIGHASPEAAAGGAIGLVRDGDKVLIDIPNRSINLLISDEELAARRVEQDQKGWKPVEVRPRKVTTALKAYALLATSADKGAVRNKAMLDGL; translated from the coding sequence ATGCCTGATTACCGCTCGAAAACATCCACCCATGGCCGCAACATGGCCGGCGCCCGCGCATTGTGGCGCGCCACGGGGATGAAGGATGACGACTTCAAGAAGCCGATCATCGCCATTGCCAACTCCTTCACCCAGTTCGTACCGGGCCACGTTCATCTCAAGGACCTGGGTCAACTGGTTGCCCGGGAAATCGAACGTGTCGGCGGCGTTGCCAAGGAATTCAACACCATCGCCGTGGACGACGGCATCGCCATGGGCCACGACGGCATGCTGTATTCGCTGCCGAGCCGCGAGATCATCGCCGACTCCGTCGAGTACATGGTCAACGCCCACTGTGCCGACGCCATCGTGTGCATTTCCAACTGCGACAAGATCACCCCTGGCATGCTGATGGCCGCCCTGCGGCTGAACATCCCGGTGATCTTCGTCTCCGGCGGCCCGATGGAAGCCGGCAAGACCAAGCTCGCCAGCCACGGCCTCGACCTGGTGGATGCCATGGTCATCGCCGCCGACTCCAGCGCCTCTGACGAGAAGGTCGCCGAGTACGAGCGCAGCGCCTGCCCGACCTGCGGTTCGTGCTCCGGCATGTTCACCGCCAACTCGATGAACTGCCTGACCGAGGCCCTGGGCCTCGCCCTGCCGGGCAACGGTTCGACACTGGCCACCCACAGCGACCGCGAAGCGCTGTTCTTGCAGGCCGGCCGGACCATCGTCGAGCTGTGCAAGCGCTACTATGGCGAGAACGACGAGTCGGTATTGCCGCGCAATATCGCCAACTTCAAGGCGTTCGAAAACGCAATGACCCTGGACATCGCCATGGGCGGTTCCACCAACACCATCCTGCACTTGCTGGCCGCAGCCCAGGAAGCCGAGATCGATTTCGACCTGCGCGACATCGATCGCCTGTCCCGTCACGTGCCGCAACTGTGCAAGGTCGCGCCGAATATCCAGAAGTACCACATGGAAGACGTGCACCGCGCCGGCGGCATCTTCAGCATCCTCGGCTCCCTGGCCCGTGGCGGCCTGTTGCACACCGACCTGCCGACCGTGCACAGCAAGACCATGGCCGAAGGCATCGCCAAATGGGACATCACCCAGACCACCGACGAGGCAGTGCATCATTTCTTCAAGGCGGGCCCGGCGGGCATTCCGACACAGACCGCGTTCAGCCAGTCGACCCGTTGGGAAACCCTGGATGACGACCGCGAAAACGGCTGCATTCGCAGTGTCGAACATGCTTATTCCAAGGAAGGCGGCCTGGCCGTGCTGTACGGCAACATCGCCCTGGACGGCTGCGTGGTGAAAACCGCCGGTGTCGACGAGTCGATCCACGTGTTCGAAGGCAACGCCAAGATTTTCGAAAGCCAGGACAGCGCGGTGCGCGGGATCCTCGCCGACGAAGTGAAGGCTGGCGATATCGTGATCATCCGCTACGAAGGCCCGAAAGGCGGCCCGGGCATGCAGGAAATGCTCTACCCCACCTCCTACCTGAAGTCCAAGGGCCTGGGCAAAGCCTGCGCCCTGCTCACCGACGGCCGTTTCTCCGGCGGCACCTCTGGCCTGTCCATCGGCCACGCTTCGCCGGAAGCGGCTGCTGGCGGCGCCATCGGCCTGGTACGGGATGGCGACAAGGTATTGATCGACATTCCGAACCGCTCGATCAACCTGTTGATCAGCGATGAAGAACTGGCCGCGCGCCGCGTCGAACAGGACCAGAAAGGCTGGAAACCGGTGGAAGTGCGTCCGCGCAAAGTCACCACCGCGCTCAAGGCCTACGCCCTGCTCGCCACCAGCGCCGACAAAGGCGCGGTGCGCAACAAGGCGATGCTCGACGGCCTGTAA
- a CDS encoding Bcr/CflA family efflux MFS transporter, protein MTDPQNRLAAHKPATVGLLLMLTLLGVFPIDVVLPSFPALSAQFERPSSDIALSVSLYAIGIALAQLVVGPLSDTIGRKQLLLAGITVAAIGATGCVVADEFEFFLLFRIIQALGCGCFVLSQALIQDLFTGDEQPRLRIFLVTCGGIFISVSPLVGTWLQGWMDWRGSFLVFIALAVVAFLGACRLLRGSITDRKPRPLNFMEAYRNVCSDFSFMAYWLTSALAFSCHFSFIVISPLVFIDQLQLSPQSFSLVLLAYGLAYIGGGAIAAALSSRIGTQTQIIAGLSLILMAGVLMVVSLRYLGTTVMTVLLPMIICTTGTTITRAAAHTLAMNTFPEQAGTSASAGSVLIFVVGGLTSAAISASALDLQLTLALCLILLSLLGLMLNALVRHRDRALQAG, encoded by the coding sequence ATGACTGATCCGCAAAATCGCCTGGCTGCCCATAAACCTGCCACCGTTGGCTTATTGCTCATGCTGACATTGCTCGGCGTCTTTCCTATCGATGTTGTGCTGCCGTCCTTTCCGGCTCTTTCCGCGCAGTTCGAACGCCCATCGTCGGACATCGCCCTGTCGGTCAGCCTGTACGCGATCGGCATCGCCTTGGCGCAACTGGTGGTCGGCCCGCTTTCCGATACGATCGGGCGCAAGCAGTTATTACTGGCCGGCATCACCGTTGCAGCCATCGGCGCGACCGGCTGCGTCGTCGCTGATGAGTTTGAATTCTTCCTGTTGTTTCGCATCATCCAGGCGTTGGGGTGCGGCTGTTTCGTGCTGTCCCAAGCATTGATACAGGATCTATTTACAGGCGACGAGCAGCCGCGCTTGCGCATCTTCCTGGTCACCTGCGGCGGAATTTTCATTTCCGTCTCGCCGTTGGTCGGCACCTGGCTGCAGGGCTGGATGGATTGGCGTGGCAGTTTCCTGGTGTTCATCGCCTTGGCGGTCGTTGCGTTCCTGGGCGCCTGCCGCTTGCTGCGCGGCTCGATAACAGACCGCAAACCCAGGCCTCTGAATTTCATGGAGGCCTATCGAAACGTATGCAGTGACTTCAGCTTCATGGCTTATTGGCTTACGTCAGCGCTGGCGTTTTCCTGCCACTTCTCATTCATCGTCATTTCGCCATTGGTTTTCATCGATCAATTACAACTCTCGCCTCAGTCTTTCTCCCTTGTCCTGTTGGCCTACGGACTGGCCTACATCGGCGGGGGAGCCATTGCGGCCGCGCTGAGCAGCCGAATCGGCACTCAAACGCAAATCATCGCCGGTCTAAGCCTGATCCTGATGGCGGGGGTCCTGATGGTCGTGTCCTTGCGTTATCTCGGCACGACAGTGATGACCGTATTGCTGCCCATGATCATCTGCACCACCGGAACGACCATCACCCGTGCCGCGGCCCACACCCTGGCCATGAACACGTTTCCCGAACAGGCCGGCACGTCCGCCTCGGCCGGTAGCGTGCTGATCTTCGTCGTCGGCGGGCTGACCAGTGCGGCGATCAGCGCCTCTGCGCTGGATCTTCAACTCACACTGGCCCTGTGCTTGATACTGCTCAGTCTCCTGGGACTGATGCTTAACGCCTTGGTCCGGCATCGTGACAGAGCGCTGCAAGCCGGTTGA